TCCGGATCGGAAGTTGCTATATTGTTTTGCTATCTTCCGACTCGTTAATCATTGATTCGATCATCGGTACTTAGTTTATCTTCCATCACCTTCACAAAGACCGCACGTACATGCGCTTTGTTCCTCTTTCTTTGGCGCTCAGGTTCTCCTTAAGAAGCGCATTTTTGTTGTTTTTTTTGGGGTCTTTCAGTGGGCTTATTTGGGCACAAACCCCGACCACGTCCCCAGCAACCGAATATGCCAATGCGTTGGTACTCTTCCAAACGGGTGTATATCAACGGGCATATGAAGCCTTTCGGGCATTCGAGCAGCAAAATCCAGATCATCCGAATGCCGCCGAGTCTCATTATTATCAAGCGGAAGCGCTTTTGGCATTGGGAAAAACACAAGAGGCAGCCCCGCTTTATGCATCTTTTGCCAACCGCTACCCCAACCATCCCTTTGGCGAAAAAGCCCACATGGTTCTCGGCCAATATTATTTTGAACAAGAGGAATACGCAAAATCACGATCCGCTTTTGGGGGCGTTTTTCAAAATCAAAAAGACCCAGAATTGGCCGCAGAAGCGTTGTATTGGATGGGCTTAAACAGCTTACGCCTGAATGAAGCCGACATCGCTTTAGACTATTTCGAGCAAACGTATATCCGTTACCCCAATACCCAAATTGCGCCACAAGCCTTGTATTTGGTTGGAAAAACGGAATTAGAGCGCAAAAACTATGCGCGAGCCTCCGAGCATTTTGACCTTTTGGCGACACGATACCCCCTCTCCGACTTTACAGGTAAAACGGCTTTAGCCAGTATGGAGGCCAATTTTGAACTTGGGCGATATGAGCGGGTTCTGGGCGAAGGAGACAAACGTTTGTCCTTTTTTACAGGACGCGATTTGGAACGTGCCTTAATGATCTTGGGAGAATCGGCCTCGCAACTCAACGACATGGGACGGGCACAGTATTACTTTACCCAACTCAACAACAACTTCCCAAGAAGCCCCTATACCCGATTCGCAAATTTCGGCCTAGGCTGGACGTATCTACAACAAAAACAATATGGTATAGCAGCCGGTTTATTTCGCGCAAGCCAACAAGACCTGAAAGACAATTTGGCCCACAAAGCTGCCTATTACGAGGCCGCAGCCACGCTGCTTTCCGGCGATGAGCGCACGGCACGCGAGGGATTTTCAGACGTTATAGCCCTGTGGCCACAAGGCGAATTTACTGACCAAGCCCTTTTCGAGTTGGGTCTTCTAGAGTATAAAGCTCAACGCTGGGACGAAGCCGCCCGCTACCTTAACCAATTGGTTACGGCCTTTCCTGCCTCCAACCGCACCGGAGATGCCTATTTGTATCTGGGAGAATCCTTCGCACTTCTGGGAGATACAAACCGAGCAAATGCGGCCTTTGAACAGGCCATGCGCCAAACCAACTTAACCGCCTCTGCACGCAATCAACTTAGCTATCGCAAAGGCTGGCTCCTCTATCAAAACAAAAACTTTGCCGAAGCACAAGCCGCCTTTGGAACAGCCTTTACCACAACGAATGCCGGCGAAGCCTTGTTTTGGCAAGCAGAAAGTTTAGTCCAACAAGGGAAATACAACGAAGCCGAGCGCCTGCTGAACCAATACATCGCTGGTTATAAGCAAGATCCGAATGTGAATAGCGCACACTATGTCTTGGGCTGGATCTATTTTAACTCCCAGCGTTATGAATTGGCCGCACGAAGTTTTGAGACCTTTCTGAACAACTTCCGCCCTACCGTAAACCAAGAAGCCTATCGTACAGATGCGCAAATGCGACTGGGGGATAGTTATTATGCCATGAAACGCTTTGACGATGCGGTGATGGCCTACCGCAAAGTGGGAAATCAAGGAACCGTTTACGCCTTGTTCCAAATAGGTCAGGCGTATATGAATAGTGGGCAAGATGCCGATGCCATTAATGCCTTCAGGAGGCTGGTAGGTAATTACCCCAATTCCGAATGGGCACCAGAAGCACAATACTTGGTTGGCTCCGTGCTGTTACAACAAGAAAAATACGATCTGGCCATCAACGAATTTTTTAATGCCCTGCGGTTTTATCCTCAAAGTGCCGAGGCTGCAAAAGCACAGTATGGC
This genomic stretch from Rhodothermia bacterium harbors:
- a CDS encoding tetratricopeptide repeat protein, whose protein sequence is MRFVPLSLALRFSLRSAFLLFFLGSFSGLIWAQTPTTSPATEYANALVLFQTGVYQRAYEAFRAFEQQNPDHPNAAESHYYQAEALLALGKTQEAAPLYASFANRYPNHPFGEKAHMVLGQYYFEQEEYAKSRSAFGGVFQNQKDPELAAEALYWMGLNSLRLNEADIALDYFEQTYIRYPNTQIAPQALYLVGKTELERKNYARASEHFDLLATRYPLSDFTGKTALASMEANFELGRYERVLGEGDKRLSFFTGRDLERALMILGESASQLNDMGRAQYYFTQLNNNFPRSPYTRFANFGLGWTYLQQKQYGIAAGLFRASQQDLKDNLAHKAAYYEAAATLLSGDERTAREGFSDVIALWPQGEFTDQALFELGLLEYKAQRWDEAARYLNQLVTAFPASNRTGDAYLYLGESFALLGDTNRANAAFEQAMRQTNLTASARNQLSYRKGWLLYQNKNFAEAQAAFGTAFTTTNAGEALFWQAESLVQQGKYNEAERLLNQYIAGYKQDPNVNSAHYVLGWIYFNSQRYELAARSFETFLNNFRPTVNQEAYRTDAQMRLGDSYYAMKRFDDAVMAYRKVGNQGTVYALFQIGQAYMNSGQDADAINAFRRLVGNYPNSEWAPEAQYLVGSVLLQQEKYDLAINEFFNALRFYPQSAEAAKAQYGIGDAYFNQDRFNEAINAYKEVVNRYPQSPVVPDALMGIQLSYLALNQPGNAEALIDQYLRQNPGTDVADQVRFKQAEMQFQNGETQKALTGFQYFLQANRNPNLAPAATYYVGASYYQLRDYRNAEQYLRLVLDRYPSEPAAYESARLLANLFLATNRPAEALSLYKRLEANADGDISEIGEAKIGQAQAMIALNDTDGARQLLEQVSTQYANSDAGKTALLRLAALNVQLNNLTAALDQYRRIAQTNDDAFASEAQFKYGSLLLQMNRAQEALQAFTAIQQRFPEVIDWVAQSYLGQARAYKALGNRNSALQAYDRVITEYGDTPYAQVARSEKATL